The proteins below come from a single Molothrus ater isolate BHLD 08-10-18 breed brown headed cowbird chromosome 3, BPBGC_Mater_1.1, whole genome shotgun sequence genomic window:
- the LOC118685565 gene encoding uncharacterized protein LOC118685565 yields the protein MDPMTIITLLTVLLIETLPPPANPWIVPQPKANVWRTLAQAMGQEHICLDLGSAEDPMSSCLVGIPLPPFEFPYPFNVTYNPPLMVDAQNAWRDGLRKLTPLQSDPPELHLVGSARASACIWFQYSPLFGSSRYSFIGPPSPEYQAAQWCNFTIRLPFASTSDTKPLALPRGTFFICGDRAWAGIPPRLAGGVCTFGKLTLLNPNVTQIRDWKYKRSQSKLAISKRDLRDFDPDCDSKIEHWAKPKSVALTLFLPWVSIAKSLGELGRLECWVAKQANFTSAALTDLLADEETTRKATLQNRAAIDFLLLLHHHSCEEFEGLCCLNLSSKAEDARVSIRKMKELVHEVKSETSDWLGNLFKGWGLSGWAGSIVRSVLYFVLVIFAIVIACSLMWGLVKRLLLNASAANINHLELSDVEEDPASTSDSESVSGGSLDFKTAQETTAA from the coding sequence ATGGACCCGATGACCATCATTACCCTCCTGACAGTCCTCCTTATCGAGACTCTACCACCACCTGCGAACCCCTGGATAGTTCCCCAGCCAAAGGCGAACGTGTGGAGGACCCTCGCTCAAGCCATGGGGCAGGAGCACATCTGCCTGGACCTTGGCTCTGCTGAAGACCCGATGTCGTCCTGCCTAGTGGggatccctctccctccttttgaGTTTCCTTACCCCTTTAATGTTACTTACAATCCGCCCCTCATGGTAGACGCCCAGAACGCCTGGAGGGACGGGCTCAGGAAATTGACCCCCCTGCAGTCCGACCCCCCAGAGCTCCATCTAGTCGGCTCCGCTAGAGCATCGGCTTGTATCTGGTTTCAGTATTCCCCCCTTTTCGGTTCCTCGAGGTACTCCTTCATCGGGCCGCCTAGCCCGGAGTACCAAGCAGCGCAATGGTGCAATTTCACCATCCGGTTGCCCTTTGCATCTACCTCAGACACCAAACCGCTGGCGCTGCCCCgaggaacatttttcatttgcgGAGACCGGGCATGGGCTGGCATCCCCCCTCGTCTGGCCGGAGGCGTCTGTACATTTGGCAAGCTGACGCTGCTTAACCCCAATGTCACTCAAATTAGGGATTGGAAATATAAGAGATCGCAGTCTAAATTGGCAATATCCAAAAGAGATCTTCGTGATTTCGACCCGGACTGCGACTCCAAAATTGAACATTGGGCCAAACCAAAATCGGTCGCGCTCACTCTCTTTTTGCCGTGGGTGTCGATCGCGAAGTCTCTGGGTGAATTGGGCCGCCTGGAGTGTTGGGTGGCAAAGCAAGCAAATTTTACCTCGGCTGCCTTGACTGACCTCCTCGCAGACGAGGAAACAACTAGGAAGGCGACCTTGCAAAATCGGGCGGCCATCGACTTCCTCCTGCTACTCCACCACCACAGCTGTGAGGAATTCGAGGGCCTGTGCTGTTTAAATCTGTCATCCAAGGCAGAAGATGCGAGGGTCTCCATACGCAAGATGAAAGAGCTCGTCCACGAGGTTAAGAGTGAGACATCGGACTGGCTGGGGAACCTGTTCAAGGGCTGGGGACTGTCAGGATGGGCCGGGTCCATAGTTCGGTCTgtcttatattttgttttagttatatTCGCAATTGTCATCGCCTGCTCCCTAATGTGGGGATTGGTTAAGAGACTTCTGCTGAATGCCTCAGCGGCCAACATAAACCATCTGGAGCTTTCAGATGTCGAGGAGGACCCTGCCTCGACTTCAGACTCTGAAAGCGTGAGCGGTGGAAGCCTGGactttaaaacagcacaagagacaaCTGCCGCCTGA